A section of the Citrobacter farmeri genome encodes:
- a CDS encoding bifunctional acetate--CoA ligase family protein/GNAT family N-acetyltransferase, producing the protein MSQRGLEALLRPKSIAVIGASMKPNRAGYLMMRNLLAGGFNGPVLPVTPAWKAVLGVLAWPDVASLPFTPDLAVLCTNASRNLTLLEALGEKGCKTCIILSAPAAQHAELLACAQRYNMRLLGPNSLGLLAPWQGLNASFSPVPIKRGKLAFISQSAAVSNTILDWAQQREMGFSYFIALGDSLDIDVDELLDYLARDSKTSAILLYLEHLSDARHFVSAARSASRNKPILVIKSGRSPAAQRLLHTSAGMDPAWDAAIQRAGLLRVNDTHELFSAVETLSHMRPLRGDRLMIISNGAAPAALALDQLWSRNGKLAMLSEETSQKLRDALPAHVEIANPLDLRDDASIEHYTRTLDILLTSQDFDALMVIHSPSAAAPATECAQTLIEAVKHHPRGKFVSLLTNWCGEFSSQEARKLFSEAGLPTYRTPEGTITAFMHMVEYRRNQKQLRETPALPSNLTSNTAQAHDLLQQAIAEGATSLDTHEVQPILQAYGLHTLPTWIASDSIEAVHIAEQIGYPVALKLRSPDIPHKSEVQGVMLYLRTANEVQQAANAIIDRVKMAWPQARIHGLLVQSMANRAGAQELRVVVEHDPVFGPLIMLGEGGVEWRPEEQAVVALPPLNMNLARYLVIQAIKNKKIRGRSALRPLDVAGLSQLLVQVSNLIVYCPEIQRLDIHPLLASAGEFTALDVTLDIAPFEGDNESRLAVRPYPHQLEEWVEMKNGEQCLFRPILPEDEPQLQQFISQVTKEDLYYRYFSEINEFTHEDLANMTQIDYDREMAFVAVRRVERTEEILGVTRAISDPDNIDAEFAVLVRSDLKGLGLGRRLLEKLITYTRDHGLRRLNGITMPNNRGMVALARKLGFSVDIQLEEGIVGLSLDLAPPEES; encoded by the coding sequence ATGAGTCAGCGAGGACTGGAAGCGCTTCTGCGACCAAAATCGATCGCGGTAATCGGGGCATCAATGAAGCCCAATCGGGCGGGTTATTTGATGATGCGCAACCTGTTGGCGGGAGGATTTAACGGTCCGGTCTTGCCGGTAACGCCCGCCTGGAAAGCCGTTCTGGGTGTCCTGGCCTGGCCCGATGTGGCCAGCCTGCCCTTTACCCCCGACCTCGCCGTGTTATGCACCAATGCCAGCCGCAATCTGACCTTACTGGAAGCCCTGGGGGAAAAAGGCTGTAAAACTTGTATTATTCTCTCGGCCCCCGCCGCACAACATGCAGAACTGCTGGCCTGCGCCCAACGCTATAACATGCGTCTGCTTGGTCCTAACAGTCTTGGCCTGCTGGCCCCCTGGCAAGGACTGAATGCCAGCTTCTCGCCGGTCCCGATTAAACGCGGCAAGCTGGCATTTATTTCTCAGTCCGCCGCCGTCTCCAATACCATTCTCGACTGGGCGCAACAGCGAGAAATGGGGTTCTCCTACTTTATTGCGCTTGGTGACAGCCTGGATATTGATGTCGATGAACTGCTGGATTATCTGGCGCGGGACAGCAAAACCAGTGCCATTCTGCTTTACCTCGAACATCTCAGCGATGCCCGACACTTTGTTTCCGCCGCCCGTAGCGCCTCGCGCAATAAACCAATCCTGGTGATTAAGAGCGGTCGCAGCCCGGCGGCACAGCGGTTACTGCATACCAGCGCCGGAATGGATCCCGCCTGGGATGCTGCCATCCAGCGCGCCGGTTTGCTGCGTGTAAACGATACCCATGAGCTCTTTTCCGCAGTGGAAACGCTCAGCCATATGCGCCCTCTGCGCGGTGACAGACTGATGATCATCAGTAACGGTGCCGCGCCTGCGGCGCTGGCGCTTGATCAACTCTGGTCACGCAACGGCAAGCTGGCCATGTTGAGTGAAGAGACCAGCCAGAAGCTACGCGATGCTCTGCCTGCCCACGTCGAGATCGCCAACCCGCTGGACCTGCGCGACGATGCCAGCATTGAGCATTACACCCGAACGCTGGATATCCTGCTCACCAGCCAGGATTTTGACGCGCTGATGGTGATTCATTCCCCCAGCGCCGCCGCCCCAGCAACCGAGTGTGCTCAGACGCTGATTGAAGCCGTTAAACACCATCCACGAGGCAAATTTGTCTCACTATTGACCAACTGGTGTGGAGAGTTTTCCTCTCAGGAAGCCCGCAAACTGTTCAGTGAAGCCGGACTCCCCACTTATCGCACTCCTGAAGGTACGATCACCGCGTTCATGCACATGGTCGAATACCGGCGAAACCAGAAACAATTGCGTGAAACGCCAGCCCTGCCCAGCAACCTGACCTCCAACACGGCCCAGGCGCATGATCTGCTTCAGCAGGCAATTGCTGAAGGAGCGACCTCGCTTGATACTCATGAGGTTCAGCCGATCCTGCAGGCTTATGGCTTGCATACGCTCCCGACCTGGATTGCCAGCGACAGCATCGAAGCCGTCCATATTGCGGAACAAATTGGCTATCCGGTCGCGCTGAAGCTGCGTTCGCCGGACATCCCGCATAAATCTGAAGTTCAGGGGGTCATGCTTTACCTGCGAACGGCAAATGAAGTTCAACAGGCCGCCAATGCCATTATTGATCGTGTGAAAATGGCCTGGCCGCAGGCGCGGATCCACGGTCTGCTGGTGCAAAGCATGGCTAACCGTGCGGGAGCACAAGAACTGCGGGTGGTGGTTGAACACGATCCCGTGTTTGGCCCACTCATTATGCTCGGCGAAGGTGGCGTTGAGTGGCGCCCTGAAGAGCAGGCCGTGGTGGCGTTACCTCCGCTGAATATGAACCTGGCGCGCTATTTAGTGATTCAGGCTATCAAGAATAAAAAGATCCGTGGCCGCAGCGCGCTGCGCCCATTGGATGTTGCAGGATTAAGCCAACTGCTGGTTCAGGTCTCAAACCTGATTGTCTACTGCCCCGAGATCCAGCGTCTGGATATTCATCCGCTGCTGGCCTCCGCCGGTGAGTTCACCGCCCTGGATGTCACGCTGGATATCGCCCCATTCGAGGGCGATAATGAAAGCCGTCTTGCTGTTCGCCCCTATCCGCATCAACTGGAAGAGTGGGTAGAAATGAAAAATGGCGAGCAATGTCTGTTCCGTCCTATCCTGCCCGAGGATGAACCTCAGCTTCAGCAGTTTATTTCCCAGGTCACCAAAGAAGATCTTTATTACCGTTATTTCAGTGAGATAAATGAATTTACTCATGAAGATTTAGCTAACATGACGCAGATCGACTACGATCGGGAAATGGCATTTGTCGCGGTGAGACGCGTAGAACGAACAGAAGAGATCCTCGGCGTGACACGAGCGATCTCTGACCCGGATAATATTGATGCAGAATTTGCCGTGCTGGTTCGTTCCGATCTCAAAGGGTTAGGTTTGGGTCGTCGATTGCTGGAAAAATTGATTACCTATACACGAGATCACGGACTGAGAAGGCTGAATGGGATTACGATGCCAAATAATCGTGGCATGGTCGCGCTGGCGCGTAAGCTTGGCTTTAGCGTGGATATCCAGCTCGAGGAGGGAATCGTCGGGCTGTCGCTGGATCTGGCTCCACCCGAGGAATCGTGA